The stretch of DNA GTGCCGTTCCTCGATCCCGAGGTCTTCAAGGTGGCGTCGCAGGTTCCGCTGGACCAGAAGATCACGAAGAGCACCACCAAGTACGCGTTGCGTCAGGCGCTGGAGGGCATCGTCCCCGGGCACGTGCTGCATCGGGCGAAGCTGGGCTTCCCGGTGCCGTTGCGGCACTGGTTGCGCGGCACCGAACTGTTCGACTGGGCGCACGAACAGATCGCAGCCTCGGGCACCGATCATCTGCTCGACAAGGCCGCGATCTCGAAGATGCTGAACGACCACCGGGACGGCGTGTCCGACCACAGCCGTCGTCTGTGGACCGTGCTGATCTTCATGGTCTGGCACGGCATCTTCGTGGAGAACCGCATCGTTCCGGAGATCGCCGAGCCGGCGTACCCGGTCTCGCTGTAGGCGCTTCGCGCCCGTGCGTGGTTGACGAGTCCAGGGACTCCTCAACCACGCACGGGCGGCGGAGCCGCCTTACGGCAGAATCGCGGCGATCTCGTCCGCGGCGGCGGAGCCGTAGGCATCCGCGAGACGCTTTACAGCCTCGTCACGGTCGAACGTCCATTCCTGGGTTCCGGTGGTCTCCAGGACCAGCACCGCCACCAGCGACCCCAGCTGTGCAGAGCGCTCGAAGCTCAGGCCTGCGCTGTGCGCGAGGAGGAACCCGGCGCGGAATCCGTCACCGACGCCGGTGGGGTCGACCTTGGCCTTCTCGGGGACGACGGCGACCCGGGTGCAGTTGCCCTCGGCGTCGACGATCTCGACGCCCTTGGAGCCGAGCGTCGTGACGCGGACACCGACCTGAGCGCGGATCTCCTCCTCGGACAGTCCGGTCTTCTGCTGCAGCAGTCCCCACTCGTACTCGTTCGTGAACAGGTATTTCGCGTCGCGAATCAGTTCCGCCGCCTTCTCGCCGTTCAGCCGGGCGAGCTGCTGGGACGGGTCGGCGGCGAACGGGATGCCCTGCCGGCGGCATTCCTCGGTGTGGCGGATCATCGCCTCGGGGTCGTTGGCGCCGATCAGCACCAGCTCGAGCGTGTCGGTGCCCGGTGCGATGCCGGACAGCTGGATCTCCCGGGCCTCACTCATCGCCCCGGGATAGAACGAGGCGATCTGCGCCATGTCCTCGTCGGTGGTGCACACGAAACGCGCGGTGTGCGCGGTGGTCGAGATCCGGACGGCGGTGCAGTCGACACCGTTGCCCTCGAGCCACTGGCGGTAGTCCGCGAAGTCGGCTCCGACAGCCCCGACCAGCAGCGGGGAACCACCGAGGACGCCCATGGCGTAGGCGATGTTGCCGCCCACTCCCCCGCGCCGGACTACGAGGTCGTCGACCAGGAAGCTCAACGACACGTGGCTGAGCTGATCGGCGAGCAGTTGCTCGGCGAACCGGCCCGGAAACCGCATCAGATGGTCGGTGGCGATGGAACCGGTTACCGCAATTGTCACGGGCGGATGCCTTTCGATGAGTTCGGTCGGGATTTCTCACCGTACCCCGGCGTACCACCATGTTCGGTCGGCAGCACGAGGACCCGGGACGGCGAGATCGGGCACGAAAAAAGTCTGACGCGGCAGCCGGTCGGCGCCGCGTCAGACTTGTCGATTCAGTTGTACTTCGACCCGGGACTCAGTTGAAGGAGTCGCCGCAGGCGCACGAACCGGTCGCGTTGGGGTTGTCGATGGTGAAACCCTGCTTCTCGATGGTGTCGACGAAGTCGATCGAGGCACCCTCGACGTACGGCGCGCTCATCCGGTCCACTGCGAGGGCGACGCCACCGAAGTCCA from Rhodococcus opacus B4 encodes:
- a CDS encoding carbohydrate kinase family protein, producing the protein MTIAVTGSIATDHLMRFPGRFAEQLLADQLSHVSLSFLVDDLVVRRGGVGGNIAYAMGVLGGSPLLVGAVGADFADYRQWLEGNGVDCTAVRISTTAHTARFVCTTDEDMAQIASFYPGAMSEAREIQLSGIAPGTDTLELVLIGANDPEAMIRHTEECRRQGIPFAADPSQQLARLNGEKAAELIRDAKYLFTNEYEWGLLQQKTGLSEEEIRAQVGVRVTTLGSKGVEIVDAEGNCTRVAVVPEKAKVDPTGVGDGFRAGFLLAHSAGLSFERSAQLGSLVAVLVLETTGTQEWTFDRDEAVKRLADAYGSAAADEIAAILP